A part of Palaemon carinicauda isolate YSFRI2023 chromosome 8, ASM3689809v2, whole genome shotgun sequence genomic DNA contains:
- the LOC137645139 gene encoding KRAB-A domain-containing protein 2-like: MTKGVVIHPILTKELSSRRQVDLIDMQCMPSGSNKKWIMVYQDHLTKFSIHQALASKRAAEVAFHLLDILLLFGAPVILQSDNGSEFTSQVITELKEVWPKLTLVHGKHRHPQSQVSVEHANGDIKDMLVLGVGLTTSSLPMEVIARMETEEDLLAVTPIRPDSENDNSLSQTDGVASQIQATSDETPTHDLTEDVLLPVEHGNTTTQYTGDNVTSQQ; this comes from the exons ATGACGAAGGGGGTTGTCATTCATCCAATACTCACCAAGGAATTATCGTCAAGGCgtcaggtggatctaattgacatgcaatGCATGCCtagtggatccaacaagaaatggatcatggtgtaccaggatcacctgacgaagtttAGCATCCATCAAGCCTTGGcgtctaaaagagctgcagaggtcgcttttcatctaTTGGACATTCTTCTTCTCTTTGGCgcccccgttattctccaaagcgataacggatccgaattcacttcacaagtcattacagagctgaaggaagtttggccaaaactaacactggtgcatggtaagcatcgccatccccaaagtcaggTGTCGGTTGAGCacgcaaacggtgatattaaagatatgctggtg CTCggtgtaggacttactacttcgtctttgccgatggaagtgattgctcggatggagactgaggaggatcttcttgctgtcacaccaatcaggccagactctgaaaatgacaactctctctcccaaactgacGGTGTTGCAAGccagatccaagctacaagtgatgaaacaccaacacatgatttgacagaggatgttctgctcccagtcgaacatggcaacactacaacacaatacactggtgacaatgtgacaAGTCAGCAATGA